Proteins from one Mycteria americana isolate JAX WOST 10 ecotype Jacksonville Zoo and Gardens chromosome 1, USCA_MyAme_1.0, whole genome shotgun sequence genomic window:
- the ZFX gene encoding zinc finger X-chromosomal protein isoform X2, protein MEAESESGSCKVDGICPEVIKVYIFKADPGEDDLGGTVDIVESEPENDHAVGLLDQNSSIRIPREKMVYMTVNDSQHEDEDLNVAEIADEVYMEVIVGEEDAAVAHEQQIDDTEIKTFMPIAWAAAYGNNNDGIESRNGTASALLHIDESAGLGRLAKQKPKKKRRPESRQYQTAIIIGPDGHPLTVYPCMICGKKFKSRGFLKRHMKNHPEHLLTKKKYRCTDCDYTTNKKISLHNHLESHKLTNKTEKLIECDECGKSFSHAGTLFTHKMVHRDKGVSKMHKCKFCDYETAEQGLLSHHLLAVHSKNFPHICVECGKGFRHPSELKKHMRIHTGEKPYQCQYCEYRSADSSNLKTHVKTKHSKETPFKCDICFQTFSDTKELQQHTLMHQESKTHQCLHCDHKSSNSSDLKRHIISVHTKDYPHKCDMCDKGFHRPSELKKHVAAHKGKKLHQCRHCDFKIADPFILSRHILSVHTKDLPFRCKRCRKGFRQQNELKKHMKTHSGRKVYQCEYCEYSTTDASGFKRHVISIHTKDYPHRCEYCKKGFRRPSEKNQHIMRHHKDVGLP, encoded by the exons ATGGAAGCAGAGTCAGAAAGTGGCTCTTGTAAAGTGGATGGCATTTGTCCAGAAGTCATCAAGGTCTATATATTCAAAGCAGATCCTGGAGAAGATGATTTAG GGGGCACAGTAGACATCGTGGAGAGCGAGCCAGAGAATGACCACGCAGTTGGATTACTTGATCAAAATAGCAGTATTCGTATTCCAAGGGAGAAAATGGTTTACATGACTGTAAATGATTCTCAGCATGAAGATGAAGACTTAA aTGTTGCAGAAATAGCTGATGAGGTTTATATGGAAGTGATTGTAGGAGAGGAGGATGCAGCAGTGGCCCATGAACAGCAAATTGATGacactgaaattaaaactttCATGCCCATAGCTTGGGCAGCAGCTTATG GTAATAACAATGATGGCATTGAAAGTCGGAATGGCACTGCAAGTGCTCTTTTGCACATAGATGAGTCAGCTGGACTTGGGAGACTGGCTAagcaaaaaccaaagaaaaagaggagaccTGAGTCTAGGCAGTATCAAACAG caaTAATCATTGGCCCTGATGGTCATCCGTTGACAGTCTACCCCTGCATGATTTGTGGAAAGAAATTTAAATCTAGAGGTTTCTTGAAAAGGCACATGAAAAACCACCCGGAGCACCTTCTTACTaagaagaaatacagatgcaCAGACTGTGATTACACTAcgaataaaaaaataagtttacatAACCACTTGGAGAGTCATAAGCTgaccaacaaaacagaaaagcttattGAGTGCGATGAGTGTGGGAAAAGCTTCTCTCACGCAGGAACTTTATTTACTCACAAGATGGTGCACAGGGACAAAGGAGTTAGTAAAATGCACAAGTGCAAATTCTGCGATTATGAGACAGCAGAACAAGGATTACTGAGTCACCACCTTTTAGCTGTCCACAGCAAGAACTTTCCTCATATTTGCGTGGAGTGTGGCAAAGGATTTCGCCATCCGTCAGAGCTCAAGAAGCACATGCGAATCCACACTGGTGAAAAACCGTACCAGTGCCAATATTGCGAATACCGATCTGCCGACTCTTCTAACTTGAAAACTCATGTAAAGACTAAACACAGTAAGGAAACGCCATTCAAGTGCGATATTTGTTTCCAGACTTTTTCAGATACCAAAGAGCTACAGCAGCATACGCTTATGCATCAAGAAAGTAAAACACATCAGTGTTTGCATTGTGACCATAAGAGCTCAAACTCGAGTGATCTGAAACGACACATAATTTCAGTCCACACAAAAGACTATCCTCATAAGTGTGATATGTGTGATAAAGGCTTTCACAGGCCTTCGGAACTGAAAAAACACGTGGCGGCTCACAAGGGTAAAAAATTGCACCAATGCAGACATTGTGACTTTAAGATTGCAGATCCGTTCATTCTGAGTCGCCACATACTCTCAGTTCACACAAAGGATCTTCCATTCAGGTGCAAGAGATGTAGAAAGGGCTTTAGGCAACAGAACGAGctgaaaaaacacatgaaaacacacaGTGGCAGGAAAGTTTATCAATGTGAGTACTGTGAGTATAGCACTACAGATGCCTCAGGCTTCAAACGGCATGTTATTTCCATTCATACAAAAGACTACCCTCACCGTTGTGAGTATTGCAAGAAAGGTTTCCGAAGGCCTTCAGAGAAGAACCAGCACATTATGCGGCATCATAAAGATGTTGGGCTGCCTTAA
- the ZFX gene encoding zinc finger X-chromosomal protein isoform X1, whose protein sequence is MDEDGLELQPHEPNAFFDPTGADSGHMDGDQIVVEVQETVFVSDVVDSDITVHNFVPDDPDSVVIQDVIEDVVIEDVQCPDIMEEPDVSETVIIPEQVLDTDVAEEVSLAHCTVPDDVLASDITAEAMSIPEHVLTSESMHVPEVGHVEHVVHDNVEEADIVTDTLGTDVVSEEVLVADCASEAVIDANGIPVEHQDEKGNCEDYLMISLDDAGKIEHEGSAEITMEAESESGSCKVDGICPEVIKVYIFKADPGEDDLGGTVDIVESEPENDHAVGLLDQNSSIRIPREKMVYMTVNDSQHEDEDLNVAEIADEVYMEVIVGEEDAAVAHEQQIDDTEIKTFMPIAWAAAYGNNNDGIESRNGTASALLHIDESAGLGRLAKQKPKKKRRPESRQYQTAIIIGPDGHPLTVYPCMICGKKFKSRGFLKRHMKNHPEHLLTKKKYRCTDCDYTTNKKISLHNHLESHKLTNKTEKLIECDECGKSFSHAGTLFTHKMVHRDKGVSKMHKCKFCDYETAEQGLLSHHLLAVHSKNFPHICVECGKGFRHPSELKKHMRIHTGEKPYQCQYCEYRSADSSNLKTHVKTKHSKETPFKCDICFQTFSDTKELQQHTLMHQESKTHQCLHCDHKSSNSSDLKRHIISVHTKDYPHKCDMCDKGFHRPSELKKHVAAHKGKKLHQCRHCDFKIADPFILSRHILSVHTKDLPFRCKRCRKGFRQQNELKKHMKTHSGRKVYQCEYCEYSTTDASGFKRHVISIHTKDYPHRCEYCKKGFRRPSEKNQHIMRHHKDVGLP, encoded by the exons ATGGATGAAGATGGGCTTGAATTGCAGCCACATGAGCCAAATGCATTTTTTGATCCAACAG gAGCTGATTCAGGACATATGGATGGAGATCAGATTGTTGTGGAAGTACAGGAAACAGTATTTGTTTCAGATGTAGTCGACTCAGATATAACCGTGCATAATTTTGTTCCTGATGATCCAGATTCTGTAGTAATCCAAGATGTCATTGAGGATGTTGTTATCGAGGATGTTCAGTGCCCAGATATCATGGAGGAGCCAGATGTATCTGAAACTGTCATTATTCCTGAACAAGTGCTGGACACAGACGTAGCCGAAGAGGTTTCTTTGGCTCATTGCACTGTCCCAGATGATGTTTTAGCTTCTGACATAACAGCAGAAGCAATGTCTATACCAGAACATGTACTGACAAGTGAGTCAATGCATGTACCTGAAGTTGGACATGTAGAACATGTAGTTCATGATAATGTTGAAGAAGCAGATATTGTCACTGATACTCTGGGAACAGATGTTGTTTCTGAAGAAGTCTTGGTGGCAGACTGTGCATCAGAGGCAGTGATCGATGCCAATGGAATCCCCGTGGAACATCAAGACGAGAAGGGCAACTGTGAAGATTACCTTATGATTTCCT TGGATGATGCTGGTAAGATAGAACACGAAGGTTCTGCTGAAATTACCATGGAAGCAGAGTCAGAAAGTGGCTCTTGTAAAGTGGATGGCATTTGTCCAGAAGTCATCAAGGTCTATATATTCAAAGCAGATCCTGGAGAAGATGATTTAG GGGGCACAGTAGACATCGTGGAGAGCGAGCCAGAGAATGACCACGCAGTTGGATTACTTGATCAAAATAGCAGTATTCGTATTCCAAGGGAGAAAATGGTTTACATGACTGTAAATGATTCTCAGCATGAAGATGAAGACTTAA aTGTTGCAGAAATAGCTGATGAGGTTTATATGGAAGTGATTGTAGGAGAGGAGGATGCAGCAGTGGCCCATGAACAGCAAATTGATGacactgaaattaaaactttCATGCCCATAGCTTGGGCAGCAGCTTATG GTAATAACAATGATGGCATTGAAAGTCGGAATGGCACTGCAAGTGCTCTTTTGCACATAGATGAGTCAGCTGGACTTGGGAGACTGGCTAagcaaaaaccaaagaaaaagaggagaccTGAGTCTAGGCAGTATCAAACAG caaTAATCATTGGCCCTGATGGTCATCCGTTGACAGTCTACCCCTGCATGATTTGTGGAAAGAAATTTAAATCTAGAGGTTTCTTGAAAAGGCACATGAAAAACCACCCGGAGCACCTTCTTACTaagaagaaatacagatgcaCAGACTGTGATTACACTAcgaataaaaaaataagtttacatAACCACTTGGAGAGTCATAAGCTgaccaacaaaacagaaaagcttattGAGTGCGATGAGTGTGGGAAAAGCTTCTCTCACGCAGGAACTTTATTTACTCACAAGATGGTGCACAGGGACAAAGGAGTTAGTAAAATGCACAAGTGCAAATTCTGCGATTATGAGACAGCAGAACAAGGATTACTGAGTCACCACCTTTTAGCTGTCCACAGCAAGAACTTTCCTCATATTTGCGTGGAGTGTGGCAAAGGATTTCGCCATCCGTCAGAGCTCAAGAAGCACATGCGAATCCACACTGGTGAAAAACCGTACCAGTGCCAATATTGCGAATACCGATCTGCCGACTCTTCTAACTTGAAAACTCATGTAAAGACTAAACACAGTAAGGAAACGCCATTCAAGTGCGATATTTGTTTCCAGACTTTTTCAGATACCAAAGAGCTACAGCAGCATACGCTTATGCATCAAGAAAGTAAAACACATCAGTGTTTGCATTGTGACCATAAGAGCTCAAACTCGAGTGATCTGAAACGACACATAATTTCAGTCCACACAAAAGACTATCCTCATAAGTGTGATATGTGTGATAAAGGCTTTCACAGGCCTTCGGAACTGAAAAAACACGTGGCGGCTCACAAGGGTAAAAAATTGCACCAATGCAGACATTGTGACTTTAAGATTGCAGATCCGTTCATTCTGAGTCGCCACATACTCTCAGTTCACACAAAGGATCTTCCATTCAGGTGCAAGAGATGTAGAAAGGGCTTTAGGCAACAGAACGAGctgaaaaaacacatgaaaacacacaGTGGCAGGAAAGTTTATCAATGTGAGTACTGTGAGTATAGCACTACAGATGCCTCAGGCTTCAAACGGCATGTTATTTCCATTCATACAAAAGACTACCCTCACCGTTGTGAGTATTGCAAGAAAGGTTTCCGAAGGCCTTCAGAGAAGAACCAGCACATTATGCGGCATCATAAAGATGTTGGGCTGCCTTAA